A single genomic interval of Pyrus communis chromosome 7, drPyrComm1.1, whole genome shotgun sequence harbors:
- the LOC137741020 gene encoding receptor-like protein 6, whose amino-acid sequence MKMESWLSKFTCFHCLVFLLLNATHCFSFVQTQTRTLCHADEHSFLLQFKESFTIDKSASRSPFAHPKVASWPREGDQNQSNCCSWDGVECHVESGRVIGLDLKSSCLYGSINSNSTLFRLVHLQMLDLSDNNFNLSEIPLRLGHDLSSLSYLNLSLSAFSGQIPSEISKLSKLSTLDLSQNNGLELRKSNMRILVQNLTSIKQLHFSYVGIYSTVPDILVNASSLTSLNLSYCGLYGEFPIGIFHLPNLEEVRLQFNIDLNGYFPKFNRTNSLKILDVSKTNFFGELPSSIGNLHSLNYFDISNCGFDSHVPSSFGNLTQLSFLKMASFHDVSAGQFLVPDSLSCFGKLTKLNYLDLSDINLQGNFPRFVANLTQLAFLDLFDNSLTGEIPSWLALELNQLTFLRLTFNDLQGAVPKSLFHLKNLECLGLSYNNLSGLVEFDEFSNLKKLKLLGLSDNKLSVRVKSGSSATLPKFEVLNLAECNLTEFPDSLKNQYELGDLHLAGNNIHGQIPKWLWNATRETLFNLNLGSNFLTGFEENPVTLPWKNLQMFVLGNNRLQGSLPIPPQSIMSYIVSNNSYSEEVSPLFCNLNYRQVLNLANNNLSGMLPQCLGKSSSLEILHLMFNSFHGDIPPFCANKNSLKYVSLGYNRLQGMLPRSMADCIQLKFLHIGNNQISDIFPSWLGVLPVLRALILGSNAFHGIIGKPPTDHEFPNLCIIDLSNNLFSGMLPSKYMENWNFMKYVVANEESQYFTVSSNYSTNKYGFYYKFSYEMIIPVKGVELTYHQTPYDLRLIDFSSNRFEGEIPASIIGSLGALHVLNLSNNTLSGQIPSSLANLTALESLDLSQNKLSGMIPGSLAQLTFLGYFNVSYNHLWGPIPLGQQFGTFLEDSYQGNSGLCGELLSKKCEASESSRRPPRSSFEEDEEAGFPFEFDWYVVLPGVISGLIVGVVAGNTLADNKHEWFVETFSRRRKPTTARATRGCRT is encoded by the coding sequence ATGAAAATGGAATCTTGGTTGTCCAAGTTTACCTGTTTCCATtgtcttgtttttttattactCAATGCTACTCACTGTTTTTCATTTGTGCAGACTCAGACACGGACACTTTGCCACGCTGACGAGCACTCCTTCTTGTTACAATTCAAGGAAAGCTTTACGATAGACAAGTCAGCTTCTAGATCTCCTTTTGCTCATCCGAAGGTAGCATCTTGGCCTCGAGAAGGAGATCAGAATCAGAGTAACTGTTGTTCATGGGATGGTGTTGAGTGCCATGTGGAGTCTGGCCGTGTCATTGGCCTTGACCTCAAGAGCAGCTGTCTCTATGGTTCTATCAATTCCAACAGCACCCTATTCCGACTTGTTCACTTGCAGATGCTTGACCTCTCAGACAACAACTTCAATTTGTCTGAAATACCATTGAGATTGGGCCATGACCTTTCGAGTCTATCCTATCTCAACCTTTCACTATCTGCATTTTCTGGCCAAATTCCATCTGAAATTTCAAAGCTATCCAAACTGTCTACCCTTGATCTGTCTCAAAATAATGGTTTGGAGCTTAGGAAGTCCAACATGAGAATCCTAGTCCAAAACTTGACCAGCATAAAACAACTTCATTTTAGTTATGTAGGCATATACTCCACTGTGCCTGATATCTTGGTCAATGCATCTTCTCTCACATCTCTCAATCTAAGCTACTGTGGGTTGTATGGGGAATTCCCAATAGGCATTTTCCACCTACCAAACCTAGAAGAGGTTAGATTGCAGTTTAACATAGACCTAAATGGTTATTTTCCTAAATTTAATAGGACTAATTCCCTCAAAATATTGGATGTTTCAAAGACAAATTTCTTTGGTGAACTTCCTAGTTCTATCGGAAACCTTCATTCCTTAAACTACTTTGATATCTCAAACtgtggttttgattcccatgtTCCATCTTCATTTGGAAACCTTACCCAGCTCAGTTTCCTTAAGATGGCTTCATTTCATGATGTTTCCGCAGGCCAATTCTTAGTTCCTGATTCCTTGTCTTGTTTTGGAAAATTAACCAAGCTCAACTACTTGGATCTTTCGGATATTAACTTACAGGGGAATTTCCCACGTTTTGTGGCTAACCTGACTCAACTTGCGTTTCTAGACTTGTTTGACAATTCACTAACTGGTGAAATCCCATCTTGGCTCGCATTAGAGTTGAACCAACTAACTTTTCTGCGGCTTACCTTCAACGATTTGCAAGGAGCAGTTCCTAAGTCGCTTTTCCACCTCAAAAATCTTGAATGTCTTGGCCTTTCTTATAATAATTTGAGCGGATTAGTTGAGTTTGATGAGTTTTCCAACCTCAAAAAGTTGAAGTTACTTGGTTTATCGGATAACAAGTTATCCGTGCGTGTCAAATCTGGTTCAAGTGCTACTCTTCCAAAGTTCGAAGTTCTAAACTTGGCTGAATGCAACTTGACAGAGTTTCCAGATTCTTTGAAAAATCAATACGAATTGGGAGATCTACACCTTGCTGGTAACAACATTCATGGCCAAATACCAAAATGGCTCTGGAATGCAACTAGAGAAACTTTGTTCAATCTCAACCTCGGCTCTAACTTCTTAACAGGCTTTGAGGAAAATCCAGTCACTCTTCCAtggaaaaatctacaaatgttTGTTCTTGGTAATAATCGGTTACAAGGGTCATTGCCAATTCCACCACAATCTATCATGTCTTACATTGTCAGCAACAATAGTTATAGTGAAGAAGTTTCACCATTGTTCTGCAACTTGAATTATCGTCAAGTTCTTAATTTGGCCAACAACAACTTGAGTGGTATGCTTCCACAGTGTTTGGGGAAGTCCAGTAGCTTGGAAATACTGCATTTGATGTTTAATTCTTTCCACGGTGATATTCCTCCATTTTGTGCTAACAAAAATAGTTTGAAATATGTTTCGTTGGGTTACAATCGGTTACAGGGGATGCTACCAAGATCAATGGCCGATTGCATTCAGTTAAAGTTTCTTCACATTGGCAACAATCAGATCAGTGACATCTTCCCTTCTTGGTTAGGGGTACTTCCAGTATTGAGGGCTCTCATTTTGGGGTCGAATGCATTTCATGGGATAATTGGGAAGCCTCCAACTGATCATGAGTTCCCAAACTTATGCATCATTGATTTATCCAACAATCTATTTTCAGGTATGTTGCCTTCTAAGTACATGGAGAACTGGAATTTCATGAAATATGTTGTCGCAAACGAGGAAAGCCAGTACTTTACAGTCTCATCAAACTATAGCACAAATAAATATGGATTTTACTATAAATTTTCATACGAGATGATAATTCCTGTAAAAGGTGTTGAGTTGACATATCATCAGACCCCCTATGATCTGAGACTCATAGATTTCTCAAGTAATAGATTTGAAGGAGAGATTCCAGCAAGTATCATTGGGAGTCTAGGAGCACTTCATGTGCTAAACCTCTCCAACAACACTCTCTCTGGTCAAATCCCCTCATCTCTGGCGAACTTGACTGCTCTTGAATCGTTGGATCTCTCTCAAAACAAGCTCTCAGGAATGATCCCTGGTAGTTTGGCACAACTCACTTTCCTTGGGTACTTCAACGTGTCGTATAACCATCTTTGGGGGCCTATACCACTTGGCCAACAATTTGGTACATTCCTAGAAGATTCATACCAAGGAAACTCAGGTCTGTGTGGAGAGCTTTTGTCCAAGAAATGCGAGGCTTCTGAGAGCTCGAGGCGACCGCCACGATCAAgctttgaagaagatgaagaggctGGGTTTCCATTTGAGTTTGACTGGTATGTAGTCTTGCCGGGAGTTATTAGTGGACTAATAGTGGGAGTGGTTGCTGGAAACACATTGGCAGACAATAAGCATGAATGGTTTGTGGAGACATTCAGCAGGAGGAGAAAGCCAACAACCGCAAGGGCGACGAGGGGATGCCGAACTTAG